One Oharaeibacter diazotrophicus DNA segment encodes these proteins:
- a CDS encoding ABC transporter ATP-binding protein has product MASLKLTNVVKSYGAVKVLHGIDLDIRTGEFVVFVGPSGCGKSTLLRMIAGLEDISSGTLEIGGQVVNDLPPARRGIAMVFQSYALYPHMTVYDNMAFSLKLQGAPAEELDRRVREAAEMLQITQYLARLPKQLSGGQRQRVAIGRAIVRNPKVFLFDEPLSNLDAALRVATRIEIAKLHERMANTTMIYVTHDQVEAMTLADRIVVLNGGRIEQVGTPMELYHTPDNLFVARFIGSPAMNVVPAKIESAGSPARISTPGSAAPFEVPAVVPAAAAGAPASFGVRPEDLSLTDGTGLFRGRVTIVERLGENTLLYVDTGAGEPIVAKVPGTAPVERGATVALTAPVERTHLFGADGRAFQRLRTALAA; this is encoded by the coding sequence ATGGCCAGCCTGAAGCTCACGAACGTGGTGAAGTCCTACGGCGCCGTGAAGGTGCTGCACGGCATCGACCTCGACATCCGCACCGGCGAGTTCGTGGTGTTCGTCGGGCCGTCGGGCTGCGGCAAGTCCACCCTGCTCAGGATGATCGCCGGCCTCGAGGACATCTCGTCGGGCACGCTCGAAATCGGTGGACAGGTGGTCAACGACCTGCCGCCGGCCCGGCGCGGCATCGCGATGGTGTTCCAGTCCTACGCGCTCTACCCGCACATGACCGTCTACGACAACATGGCCTTCAGCCTGAAGCTGCAGGGCGCGCCGGCCGAGGAGCTCGACCGTCGCGTCCGCGAGGCGGCGGAGATGCTGCAGATCACCCAGTATCTCGCCCGCCTGCCGAAGCAGCTCTCCGGCGGCCAGCGCCAACGCGTGGCGATCGGCCGGGCGATCGTGCGCAATCCCAAGGTCTTCCTGTTCGACGAGCCGCTGTCGAACCTCGACGCGGCGCTGCGCGTCGCCACCCGCATCGAGATCGCCAAGCTGCACGAGCGGATGGCGAACACCACGATGATCTACGTCACCCACGACCAAGTCGAGGCGATGACGCTCGCCGACCGCATCGTCGTGCTCAACGGCGGCCGGATCGAGCAGGTCGGCACCCCGATGGAACTCTACCACACCCCCGACAACCTGTTCGTCGCCCGCTTCATCGGCTCGCCGGCCATGAACGTGGTGCCGGCGAAGATCGAGTCCGCCGGTTCGCCGGCGCGGATCTCCACGCCCGGATCGGCCGCCCCCTTCGAGGTGCCCGCCGTGGTGCCGGCGGCGGCGGCCGGCGCGCCGGCCTCCTTCGGCGTCCGCCCCGAGGACCTTTCGCTCACCGACGGCACCGGCCTCTTCCGCGGCCGCGTCACCATCGTCGAGCGGCTCGGCGAGAACACCCTGCTCTACGTCGACACCGGCGCCGGCGAGCCGATCGTCGCCAAGGTGCCCGGCACCGCCCCGGTCGAGCGCGGCGCCACCGTCGCACTGACGGCGCCGGTCGAGCGCACCCACCTGTTCGGCGCCGACGGCCGGGCGTTCCAGCGCCTGAGGACCGCGCTCGCGGCCTGA
- a CDS encoding alpha-glucosidase family protein has translation MHDPKALTTSATVLPAHEADADWWRGAVIYQIYPRSFQDSNGDGIGDLPGVTARLPYLADLGVDAIWLSPFFTSPMKDFGYDVSNYCDVDPIFGTLGDFQALTAEAHRLGIKVIIDQVISHTSDMHPWFVESRLNTTNAKADWYIWADSAPDGTAPNNWLSVFGGPAWEWDSRRCQYYMHNFLTSQPDLNFHNPEVRKAVLDVLRFWLELGVDGFRLDTVNYYFHDAELRSNPPAPTDGPAGNDAPAVNPYGRQVHLYDKSRPENLDFLKELRSVLDEFPGTTAMGEVGEGSRAIEIMAAYTAGGDKLHMCYSFDLLGDGYGKTFFETTIGRYEASQGGWPCWAFSNHDVPRWASRFLPYAADPLRMQKLVSSLLLSFRGSVCLYEGEELGLGEASLTYDDLVDPYGIRFWPEFKGRDGCRTPMVWLADAPHGGFSEGKPWLPVPADHLPLAADRQVGVEGSLHEHYKRFLAFRRETAPLREGTIEFLPAEGDVMAFVRRTGADAVLCVFNFGHEAATFPLPAGMAPEAVDLGFGSVADADAVTLGPEDAFFGRIAVAGEAT, from the coding sequence ATGCACGATCCGAAGGCGCTCACCACCTCCGCCACCGTCCTGCCCGCCCACGAGGCGGACGCCGACTGGTGGCGCGGGGCGGTGATCTACCAGATCTATCCGCGCTCGTTCCAGGACTCCAACGGCGACGGCATCGGCGACCTGCCGGGGGTCACCGCCCGCCTGCCCTATCTCGCCGACCTCGGGGTCGACGCGATCTGGCTGTCGCCCTTCTTCACCTCGCCGATGAAGGACTTCGGCTACGACGTCTCGAACTATTGCGACGTCGACCCGATCTTCGGCACCCTCGGCGACTTCCAGGCGCTGACCGCCGAGGCGCACCGGCTCGGCATCAAGGTGATCATCGACCAGGTGATCTCGCACACCTCGGACATGCATCCCTGGTTCGTCGAATCGCGCCTCAACACCACCAACGCCAAGGCGGACTGGTACATCTGGGCCGATTCCGCGCCCGACGGCACCGCGCCGAACAACTGGCTGTCGGTGTTCGGCGGTCCGGCCTGGGAGTGGGACAGCCGGCGCTGCCAGTACTACATGCACAACTTCCTGACCTCGCAGCCCGACCTCAACTTCCACAACCCGGAGGTCCGCAAGGCGGTGCTCGACGTGCTCCGCTTCTGGCTGGAGCTCGGCGTCGACGGCTTCCGCCTCGACACCGTCAACTACTACTTCCACGACGCCGAGTTGCGCTCCAACCCGCCGGCGCCGACCGACGGCCCCGCCGGCAACGACGCCCCGGCGGTCAATCCCTACGGCCGGCAGGTCCACCTCTACGACAAGAGCCGGCCGGAGAACCTCGACTTCCTGAAGGAACTTCGCTCCGTCCTCGACGAGTTCCCCGGCACCACCGCCATGGGCGAGGTCGGCGAGGGCTCGCGCGCCATCGAGATCATGGCCGCCTACACCGCCGGCGGCGACAAGCTGCACATGTGCTACAGCTTCGACCTGCTCGGCGACGGCTACGGCAAGACCTTCTTCGAGACCACCATCGGCCGCTACGAGGCGAGCCAGGGCGGCTGGCCGTGCTGGGCCTTCTCGAACCACGACGTGCCGCGCTGGGCGAGCCGCTTCCTGCCCTACGCCGCCGATCCGCTGCGCATGCAGAAGCTCGTTTCGTCGCTGCTCCTGTCCTTCCGCGGCTCGGTCTGCCTCTACGAGGGCGAGGAACTCGGCCTCGGCGAGGCCAGCCTCACCTACGACGACCTCGTCGACCCCTACGGCATCCGCTTCTGGCCGGAGTTCAAGGGCCGCGACGGCTGCCGCACGCCGATGGTCTGGCTGGCCGACGCGCCGCACGGCGGCTTCTCCGAGGGCAAGCCGTGGCTGCCGGTGCCGGCCGATCACCTGCCGCTGGCCGCCGACCGTCAGGTCGGCGTCGAGGGTTCGCTCCACGAGCACTACAAGCGCTTCCTCGCCTTCCGCCGCGAGACGGCGCCGCTGCGCGAGGGGACCATCGAGTTCCTGCCGGCCGAGGGCGACGTCATGGCCTTCGTGCGCCGGACGGGCGCCGACGCCGTCCTCTGCGTCTTCAACTTCGGCCACGAAGCCGCGACGTTCCCGCTGCCGGCGGGGATGGCGCCGGAGGCGGTCGACCTCGGCTTCGGCTCGGTCGCCGACGCCGACGCCGTGACGCTCGGGCCCGAGGACGCCTTCTTCGGCCGCATCGCCGTCGCCGGCGAGGCGACCTGA
- a CDS encoding carbohydrate ABC transporter permease: MAVAKSLKPGRIVLHLAVLLIVALWTLPTAGLFISSLRDKDQIAATGWWTALTTSTSNAVGRLKGSADQQQQPDGRYAITGNLFEEGATGTVTAFGIRVQNPAAYAAGTTADLGDGGTLTVNADGGYVQTSPTAFTEERGRRVFYVQATPPRFTLENYQRVLFSEGIGRSFVNSLTVTIPATLIPILIAAFAAYALSWMRIPGRNYLIALVVGLLVVPLQMSLIPLLKLYNEVGSAFGVPSKTYLGIWLAHTGFGLPLAIYLLRNYIAGLPKDLIESAQIDGASDFWIFRKIVLPLSLPALASFAIFQFLWVWNDLLVAIVFLGSGADELVLTGKLNALLGSRGGNWEILTASAFVTIVVPLIVFFSLQRYFVRGLLAGSVKGG; encoded by the coding sequence ATGGCCGTCGCCAAGTCGCTGAAACCCGGGCGGATCGTCCTCCACCTCGCCGTTCTCCTGATCGTGGCGCTGTGGACGCTGCCGACGGCGGGCCTGTTCATCTCGTCGCTGCGCGACAAGGACCAGATCGCCGCCACCGGCTGGTGGACCGCGCTGACCACCTCGACCAGCAACGCCGTCGGCCGCCTGAAGGGGTCGGCCGACCAGCAGCAGCAGCCGGACGGGCGCTACGCCATCACCGGCAACCTGTTCGAGGAAGGCGCGACCGGCACCGTCACCGCCTTCGGCATCCGCGTCCAGAACCCGGCCGCCTACGCCGCCGGCACCACCGCCGACCTCGGCGACGGCGGCACGCTCACCGTGAACGCCGACGGCGGCTACGTGCAGACGTCGCCGACGGCCTTCACCGAGGAGCGCGGCCGGCGCGTCTTCTACGTCCAGGCGACGCCGCCGCGCTTCACGCTCGAGAACTACCAGCGGGTGCTGTTCTCGGAGGGCATCGGACGCTCGTTCGTCAACTCGCTGACGGTGACCATTCCGGCGACGCTGATCCCGATCCTGATCGCGGCCTTTGCCGCCTACGCCTTGTCCTGGATGCGAATTCCCGGGCGCAACTACCTGATCGCGCTGGTGGTCGGCCTCTTGGTCGTGCCGCTGCAGATGTCGCTGATCCCGCTCCTCAAGCTCTACAACGAGGTCGGCTCGGCCTTCGGGGTGCCCTCCAAGACCTACCTCGGCATCTGGCTCGCCCACACCGGCTTCGGCCTGCCGCTGGCGATCTACCTGTTGCGCAACTACATCGCCGGCCTGCCCAAGGACCTGATCGAGTCCGCCCAGATCGACGGCGCGTCGGATTTCTGGATCTTCCGCAAGATCGTGCTGCCGCTGTCCTTGCCGGCGCTGGCGTCCTTCGCGATCTTCCAGTTCCTGTGGGTGTGGAACGATCTGCTGGTCGCCATCGTCTTCCTGGGGTCCGGCGCCGACGAGCTGGTCCTGACGGGCAAGCTCAACGCCCTGCTCGGCTCGCGCGGCGGCAACTGGGAGATCCTCACGGCCTCGGCCTTCGTCACCATCGTGGTGCCGTTGATCGTGTTCTTCTCCCTGCAACGCTACTTCGTCCGCGGCCTGTTGGCCGGCTCCGTGAAAGGCGGCTGA
- a CDS encoding carbohydrate ABC transporter permease — MEQLGSALVTVVLGVGGCVAYFYGSNFLLDRLFPAEGRDGVYRPRNLKVQSWVRPWLFLGPALLLLTIYLVYPIVETLWLSVHDRTGDAFVGGANYAWAFSDPQFRQSIFNNVLWLLVVPAASTFFGLVIAVLTDRIWWGNIAKSLVFMPLAISFVGASVIWKFVYDYRGEGQEQIGLLNAIVTALGGDPQVWIALPFWNNFFLMVILVWIQTGFATVILAAALRGVPEDTIEAAVIDGANPFQTFFYIVVPQITGTILVVWTTITVLVLKVFDIVLTMTNGQWNTIVLANLMFDWMFRGGGDFGRGAAIAVIIMVAVIPIMVWNIRRAQQEAGGH; from the coding sequence TTGGAGCAGCTCGGATCCGCGCTCGTCACCGTCGTCCTCGGCGTCGGCGGTTGCGTCGCCTATTTCTACGGCAGCAATTTCCTGCTCGACCGGCTGTTCCCGGCCGAGGGCCGCGACGGCGTCTACCGGCCGCGCAACCTCAAGGTCCAGTCCTGGGTCCGGCCCTGGCTGTTCCTGGGGCCGGCGCTGCTCCTCCTGACGATCTACCTCGTCTATCCGATCGTCGAGACGCTGTGGCTGTCGGTGCACGACCGCACCGGCGACGCCTTCGTCGGCGGCGCGAACTACGCCTGGGCCTTCTCGGACCCGCAGTTCCGCCAGTCGATCTTCAACAACGTGCTGTGGCTCCTGGTGGTGCCGGCGGCCTCGACCTTCTTCGGCCTCGTGATCGCGGTGCTGACCGACCGGATCTGGTGGGGCAACATCGCCAAGAGCCTGGTGTTCATGCCGCTGGCGATCAGCTTCGTCGGCGCGTCGGTGATCTGGAAGTTCGTCTACGACTACCGCGGCGAGGGCCAGGAGCAGATCGGCCTCCTCAACGCCATCGTCACCGCGCTCGGCGGCGACCCGCAGGTTTGGATCGCCCTGCCCTTCTGGAACAACTTCTTCCTGATGGTGATCCTGGTCTGGATCCAGACCGGTTTCGCCACGGTGATCCTGGCCGCCGCCCTGCGCGGCGTGCCGGAGGACACCATCGAGGCCGCCGTGATCGACGGCGCCAACCCGTTCCAGACCTTCTTCTACATCGTCGTGCCGCAGATCACCGGCACCATCCTCGTGGTGTGGACCACCATCACCGTGCTGGTGCTGAAGGTGTTCGACATCGTGCTGACGATGACCAACGGCCAGTGGAACACCATCGTGCTCGCCAACCTGATGTTCGACTGGATGTTCCGCGGCGGCGGCGACTTCGGCCGCGGCGCGGCGATCGCGGTGATCATCATGGTGGCGGTGATCCCGATCATGGTCTGGAACATCCGCCGGGCGCAGCAGGAAGCGGGAGGGCACTGA
- a CDS encoding ABC transporter substrate-binding protein, translating into MKTRLLTGLAACAVAFATPALAELKFKPGEDSKFHWADYEALQKVDLKGETLTVFGPWRGADEDLVQSVLEYFRTATGADVKYASSENYEQQIVIDTQAGSPPNIAILPQPGLIADLAAKGLLAPLGDDVAAFVRDNYGAGQSWVDLGTYNDKDGTKKYFAFPYKADVKSLVWYVPENFEDAGYEVPKTMEDLQALTDKIVADGGTPWCIGLGSGGATGWPATDWVEDLMLRTASPETYDKWTTNEIPFTDPAVVNAIEIFGSFAKTDKYVDGGAAAVASTDFRDSPKGLFSTPPKCYLHRQASFIPSFFPEGTKLGEDVDFFYLPPYASKPELGTPVLGAGTLVSITKDSKAARAFVKFLETPLAHELWMAQSGFVTPFKGANVEAYGSEALRKQGEILANASTFRFDGSDLMPGKIGAGAFWTGMVDFVGGKSAADTAAEIQKAWDAIK; encoded by the coding sequence ATGAAGACGCGCCTTCTCACCGGACTGGCGGCCTGTGCGGTCGCCTTCGCGACACCGGCGCTCGCCGAGCTCAAGTTCAAGCCGGGCGAGGATTCCAAGTTCCACTGGGCCGACTACGAGGCCCTGCAGAAGGTCGACCTCAAGGGCGAGACGCTGACCGTGTTCGGTCCGTGGCGCGGCGCCGACGAGGACCTCGTCCAGAGCGTGCTCGAGTATTTCCGCACGGCCACCGGCGCCGACGTGAAATACGCCTCGTCCGAGAACTACGAGCAGCAGATCGTCATCGACACCCAGGCCGGTTCGCCGCCGAACATCGCGATCCTGCCGCAGCCCGGCCTGATCGCCGACCTCGCGGCCAAGGGCCTGCTCGCCCCGCTCGGCGACGACGTCGCCGCCTTCGTGCGCGACAACTACGGCGCCGGCCAGTCCTGGGTCGACCTCGGCACCTACAACGACAAGGACGGCACGAAGAAATACTTCGCCTTCCCGTACAAGGCCGACGTCAAGAGCCTCGTCTGGTACGTGCCCGAGAACTTCGAGGACGCCGGCTACGAGGTGCCGAAGACCATGGAGGACCTGCAGGCCCTCACCGACAAGATCGTCGCCGACGGCGGTACGCCGTGGTGCATCGGTCTCGGTTCCGGCGGCGCCACCGGCTGGCCGGCGACCGACTGGGTCGAGGACCTGATGCTGCGCACGGCGAGCCCCGAGACCTACGACAAGTGGACCACCAACGAGATCCCGTTCACGGATCCGGCCGTGGTCAACGCCATCGAGATCTTCGGCTCCTTCGCCAAGACCGACAAGTACGTCGACGGCGGCGCCGCGGCGGTGGCCTCCACCGACTTCCGCGACAGCCCGAAGGGCCTCTTCTCGACCCCGCCGAAGTGCTACCTGCACCGGCAGGCCTCGTTCATCCCGTCCTTCTTCCCCGAGGGCACCAAGCTCGGCGAGGACGTCGACTTCTTCTACCTGCCGCCCTACGCCTCCAAGCCCGAGCTCGGCACCCCCGTCCTCGGCGCCGGCACCCTGGTCTCGATCACCAAGGACAGCAAGGCGGCGCGCGCGTTCGTCAAGTTCCTGGAGACGCCGCTGGCGCACGAGCTCTGGATGGCGCAGTCGGGCTTCGTGACGCCGTTCAAGGGCGCCAACGTCGAGGCCTACGGCAGCGAGGCGCTGCGCAAGCAGGGCGAGATCCTTGCCAACGCCTCGACCTTCCGCTTCGATGGCTCGGACCTGATGCCCGGCAAGATCGGCGCCGGCGCGTTCTGGACCGGCATGGTGGACTTCGTCGGCGGCAAGTCGGCGGCGGACACGGCTGCCGAGATCCAGAAGGCGTGGGACGCCATCAAGTAA